From Nitrospira sp.:
CAAGAGTGCGAACGCCGCCGAAACACTCCGGACCGTCCTCTACACCATGGCCGAGACCCTCCGCTGCCTCAGCCTGGCCGCGTATCCTGTTATCCCGAAGAGTGCGGAGTCCATCTATTCTCAACTTGGCATCTCAGCTGAATTTACAAGCTCTTTGTTGAGAGACAAGATCGAATGGGGCGGCCTGAAGCCTGGCACCCTCATCCAGAAAGGACCGTCGCTTTTCCCCCGCATCGAATCAAAACCAGGAGCAAGACCAGTGACGGAATCATCCGTACCTTCACAGCACGCCCCTGCCGAACCAACGCCCACAGCCACGCCAACACCTCCGGCTCCACCGCAAATCACGATCGACGAATTCATGAAGATACAGCTCAAGACGGCGAAGGTACTCTCCGCCGAGCGGGTACCGAAATCGGAGAAGTTGATCAAGCTGCAAGTGTCGCTCGGCGCGGAACAGCGCCAGATCGTGGCCGGCATCGGCAAGAAGTATGAGCCAGACCAGCTAGTCGGCAAAACCATCGTGATCGTGGCAAATCTCAAGCCGGCCAAGCTCATGGGCATTGAATCGCAGGGTATGGTACTCGCGGCAGGGGATGCCGATGTACGTGGACTGCTCACCATCCAGGAAGAAGTGGATCCCGGTACCAAGGTGAAATGACACGATCTTCCTTCGTCCCGGTTGGATTGATTTTCTCGCTCACCTTGCTCCCCTGCTTTCTGACTCCCGCCGACGGCCAAGCTCTCGCTGACTCATCGCTCAATGAGCCTCGGTCAACCACGGTGCTCGTGCGTGTCGTCGCGCATGGGGCGATGGTGTTGGGCCGCGAAGTCGGCGGAGCGCGTGTGACGATTACTGATGTCACGAGCGGCCATATTCTGGCAACCGGCCTGCAGCAGGGCGAATCAGGAGATCAGAATCAAATCATGCGCACCCCCCATACAATGGAAGAGCCGATCTACAGCGCTCGTCCTGCTGCCGCCTTCACCACCACATTAGAGCTGCAGAAACCGACGGTAGTGGAAATCTCCGCAGAAGGCCCCCTCGCCTATCCCGCTGCATTACAGAGGACCAGCACAACCTTGCTGTTGATTCCAGGACAAGACCTGACGAACGACGGCGTTGTCCTACATCTCCATGGCTACCTGGTTCAGATCGAGCGGCCCAAACCTCGTGAGGCATTAATCGCAAAAGACGATGTGAAGCTTCGAGCCTCAGTTCGAACCCTGTCCGGCTCATTGGTCCGACCCCATGGAGATTGGGACTCACGGAAGATCCGCATTTATGGAGAGGTATTGATCGGAGACCGAATCGTCGAGCGGCTACAACTGTTTTATGACGAAGGAAACCGCGCCTTCGAAGCGCCGTTCTTTGTGCCGCCGTCGAAGGAGGTTCCCGATGGGATCAAGCTTCGAGTGATTGCGACTGACCTGTCTACAGGCAATTCAGGAATGGATCAAGCAAACTATCCAGTGTTAAGCGAGCGTCTCCCGCCCAAGGCTGTTCGGTAGCCGTCGACACCTTCCGAAATGAGTCTAATCAGCGTGGTGGCAAAGAAGGACGTGCTCGACGGCTCGTCATGCTGATGGAGCTCAGCCGGCCCCGAGCTCATGGTCTCACAAGTCCGGCTCATCATCGAATTCCGAGGGCGGACTATTCCTAGGCCGGCTGCAGATCGCCGAGCCTAACGGACACCAGTTTGGACACCCCAGGCTCTTCCATCGTGACGCCGAAGAGGGAATCGGCAATGTTCATCGTCCGCTTATTGTGCGTGATGACGAGGAACTGCGCGTTCTGGGCCAGCTCTTTCAAGACTCCCGTGAACCGGCCGATGTTTTCCTCGTCCAGCGGGGCATCGATTTCGTCCAACAAACAAAACGGCGTCGGCCTGATCAGAAAACTCGCAAACAACAGCGCCATCGCCGTAAGTGTCTTTTCTCCGCCCGACAGCATGGTAATGCTCTTCAGCCGTTTGCCGGGTGGTTGAGCCACAATTTCAATGCCCGGTTCCTGACTGCCGACCGGTTCACCGTTTTCCGGAGGCGGTTCATCGACCAACTGCAGCTCGGCCCGCCCGCCAGGGAAGAATTGGCCGAAGACCTCGGTGAACCTCTGCTGCAATTCCTCGTACGTGGCCGCGAACATCTCCTTCGTCGTTCGGTGAATCCGCTGAATAATCTCTTTGAGCGATGCAATCGAGGTCGACAGATCCTGTTCCTGGTCAGACAAGAATTTGTGGCGCTCCTCCAGCTCCTGGTGTTCGCTGATGGCGGCTAGGTTGATCGGCCCCATACGATCCAACCGATCACGCAGCTTCTGTAACTGCTCTTTCAACTCGGCATCCGAGCGATGTTCGGTCTCCTGCACGGCCGCGGTGTCAGCCGCACTGATCAATTCACCTGACCTCGTAGGATCATCGATCAGCGTGATCGGATTCAGCTGATACGTTCCCGACAACGTTCCTTCGACGGTCCCCAATTGCGTACGAACTTCCGCTCGTCGAACCTCCACCGTCATCCGAGCATCCCGAATGACTGAAATCTCTCGTCGCAATTCTTCCAGACCGGATTCAAGCGTGTGGCTCGTCGCCATCTGTTGCGCCTGTCGTTCCTGAGCGGCGACCAATTCCCCCTTCACCCGCCCCGCGGTTACGCCGAGTTCTTGGCAGAGGGCCTCCTGACGGGCTTGTTCTGTCCGACTCTGCTCAATGAGTCCCTTCAAACTGTTCAAGTGCTCACCCAATGCACCATGCCGATCTTCCATCTCCTGAATCTGTTGTGCCACACGAGACCGGTTCAGTTGCTCATGTTCCCGTTTGGCTCGCAACCCTTCCGCGGTCAGCTTCGCCTCCGTCACACGTTCCTGGTGCGTTCTCATATTTTGATCGAGCAGCCCCAGTCGCTCGCGCACCCTTCCCAACATCGTTTCCTGTCCGCTCTTCTCGGCAAGCCACTGACCCAATCGGGCCTGGACCGAGTGCGATTCTTGTTCCAACCGTTGTCCTTCGCTGAGACCTTCTTGAATTTCCGTCTCCATCCCGGTGAGTCGATGATCAAGATCGTTCAGCACATGCTGAAGTTTTTCTTCATCCTTGCGCAGCGACAGATTCTGCATTTCGGCGTCACGAAGCGCATCGCCGAGTTGGCGGTCCCGCTGGGTGAGCGACTGGATTTGGGCAAACACCATGTCTCGCTGTTGCTTGTTCTGATCGAGCTCCGTGACGAGCAAGTAGCGTTTGGCTTCAAGATCGATCACCTCTCGTCTGCGTTCGAGCAGACCCGGCGTGCCTTGAACCTGGCCACCCGTCACGATGCCGGACGCATCCACCACTTCACCATCCAGGGTCGCCAGGATGGGACCGTTCGGAGCGCTCCACGCTTGTTGCTCCCACAACTGCAGCGCCTGGTCTAATGATCGAATAATGACGACGCGATCGAACAGCGAATCGCGAGCCGCCGTTCTGGCCGCGTCCGTTTGGACCAGATCCGCTGCGAGCCCGACGACGCCGGGCTGGGTTGCTATCGACGGCCACCAGTCATGAGCCCGCCCGCCTTCCCATCGCGGTCGCTGTGGAATAAAACTGCCTCGTCCCAGCGCCTCCTCCTGGAGAAAACGGATCAACTGCCGCCCGACGGACGGTTCATCCACAAACCATCCTCGCACGCGCTCCCCCAGCACCGCCTCAACCGCCCGTTCCATCCCTGACGGGATCACCAGCCATTCGGCCACCGCATCCCGCACCCCGTCACAAGACTTCAGGGCGGGGCCTTGCTGAGCCCCCTGCCGCCCGTAGCCCATCTCCTCACGAACAACACTCTGCAACGCCTCAAGACGCGAATCCACTCCCGCCAGCTCTTCTGAGCGTCGTAAGACCACCTGATCCAGCGACTGGAGAGCGCCGGTCGCTTGAGCAGCTTCCTCTTGCACAGTTCGTCGCTCCGTCCGCAGTTGCGAAACAAGGCGGTCCGCCTCTCCATATTCCTTGCGCAAAACCTCGTGGCGATCGATCGCCACTTCACGTTGGGCCCGCAGTTCGTCTCGCTCCGACGACAAGCGAGTTCCACGGCCCGCAAGATCTTCCATTCGTTGGGCCAATTGCGAGAGGCCTTGTTCGGTATTTGCGACAAGAACAGCCAGTTGCAGGACGTCTTTGCGCCCTCGCTCCTCCTCTGCGACGGCCGCAACCCGTTGGTGGAGCAAGTGCGTCATCTCCTCATCGAGTTCCCCGAGAGCCCGATCTCGTATTGCCATCTCCTCTTCGACCGACGTCAATGACGACTCGATGGTTTGAAGCGCGGCGGCCA
This genomic window contains:
- the smc gene encoding chromosome segregation protein SMC — translated: MHLKSLNMLGFKSFAEAKIEFPEGVTAIVGPNGSGKSNVVDAILWVLGEQSTKTLRSEKMEDVIFNGTELRKPLGMTEVSLVIGGLDPAMMKLDGSSGLPNELTEAHEIMITRRLYRSGESEYLINKIQCRLKDIRSLLLDTRAGSKGHTVIAQGQIDQILNASPQERRELIEETAGIVRYKKQKAEALRKLEATQQNLLRVRDIVAEVKKQLNSLERQARQARTFQTLQGEARGIEVTLLTREFKGLRQSLQEAETEILNLDQQESGMAVEQARSTTELEQARLDAIAIADSIGKIREELAGVEQQQAQALTAAEVERNRGLLFSQQQVQESAELEELVRSQENLAAALQTIESSLTSVEEEMAIRDRALGELDEEMTHLLHQRVAAVAEEERGRKDVLQLAVLVANTEQGLSQLAQRMEDLAGRGTRLSSERDELRAQREVAIDRHEVLRKEYGEADRLVSQLRTERRTVQEEAAQATGALQSLDQVVLRRSEELAGVDSRLEALQSVVREEMGYGRQGAQQGPALKSCDGVRDAVAEWLVIPSGMERAVEAVLGERVRGWFVDEPSVGRQLIRFLQEEALGRGSFIPQRPRWEGGRAHDWWPSIATQPGVVGLAADLVQTDAARTAARDSLFDRVVIIRSLDQALQLWEQQAWSAPNGPILATLDGEVVDASGIVTGGQVQGTPGLLERRREVIDLEAKRYLLVTELDQNKQQRDMVFAQIQSLTQRDRQLGDALRDAEMQNLSLRKDEEKLQHVLNDLDHRLTGMETEIQEGLSEGQRLEQESHSVQARLGQWLAEKSGQETMLGRVRERLGLLDQNMRTHQERVTEAKLTAEGLRAKREHEQLNRSRVAQQIQEMEDRHGALGEHLNSLKGLIEQSRTEQARQEALCQELGVTAGRVKGELVAAQERQAQQMATSHTLESGLEELRREISVIRDARMTVEVRRAEVRTQLGTVEGTLSGTYQLNPITLIDDPTRSGELISAADTAAVQETEHRSDAELKEQLQKLRDRLDRMGPINLAAISEHQELEERHKFLSDQEQDLSTSIASLKEIIQRIHRTTKEMFAATYEELQQRFTEVFGQFFPGGRAELQLVDEPPPENGEPVGSQEPGIEIVAQPPGKRLKSITMLSGGEKTLTAMALLFASFLIRPTPFCLLDEIDAPLDEENIGRFTGVLKELAQNAQFLVITHNKRTMNIADSLFGVTMEEPGVSKLVSVRLGDLQPA